The Vallitalea okinawensis genome includes a window with the following:
- a CDS encoding NAD(P)/FAD-dependent oxidoreductase — protein MSKRYDIAIVGSGPAGLQAALNAQIRKKSFILFGSKDLSKMITKAPQVNNYLGLPSITGEELKDKYTEHLDDMGIQVTEDKINSVFSMGDYYILTGNDNKMYEANSVIIATGISFGKPYKGEEDFLGKGVGYCATCDAPLYKDKVVTIIGQHKEAEEEANYVSELASKVYYLPLYKDQYNLNDKVEIIEGRPVEIKGDIKINKLVTTEDEIETDGLFILRESISPGQLVPGLKMDGKHIKVNQDMETNLQGLFAAGDITGKPYGYIRAAGQGYVASLNAVNYVKSA, from the coding sequence ATGTCAAAACGTTATGATATTGCAATTGTAGGTAGTGGTCCTGCTGGACTTCAAGCTGCCCTAAATGCACAAATAAGAAAGAAAAGCTTCATCTTATTTGGTTCAAAAGACTTAAGTAAAATGATTACAAAGGCTCCACAAGTAAACAACTATTTGGGTCTACCATCCATTACTGGTGAAGAATTGAAAGATAAATATACAGAACACTTAGATGATATGGGTATCCAAGTTACAGAAGATAAGATAAATAGCGTCTTCTCCATGGGGGATTATTATATATTAACCGGTAATGATAACAAGATGTATGAAGCCAACAGTGTTATTATTGCTACCGGAATTTCTTTTGGAAAACCTTATAAAGGCGAAGAAGATTTCCTGGGAAAAGGTGTAGGGTATTGTGCCACATGCGATGCACCCCTTTATAAAGACAAGGTAGTGACTATCATTGGCCAACATAAGGAAGCCGAAGAAGAGGCTAACTATGTCAGCGAGCTAGCAAGTAAAGTTTACTACTTGCCACTTTATAAAGATCAATATAATCTCAATGATAAAGTAGAAATAATAGAAGGTCGACCTGTCGAGATAAAGGGCGATATTAAAATCAATAAACTAGTGACCACTGAGGACGAAATAGAAACTGATGGATTATTTATATTACGTGAAAGCATCTCTCCAGGTCAGCTTGTCCCAGGACTTAAAATGGATGGTAAGCATATCAAGGTTAATCAAGATATGGAAACTAATCTACAAGGCCTATTTGCAGCTGGTGATATAACCGGTAAGCCTTATGGTTATATACGAGCTGCTGGTCAAGGATATGTGGCATCATTAAATGCTGTTAATTATGTCAAAAGTGCATAG
- a CDS encoding multicopper oxidase family protein, with protein MMKLTKYVDPLPRLDTLEPIGELDGVPYYEVHMRQVKQKLHRDLPPTTVWGFEGKFPGPVFDVDRYEPIKVKWINDLPDKHLLPVDTTIHGAGPNEPRVRTVIHLHGGVVEPESDGYPEAWYTNGYKEVGPFFEREIYDYPNIQRGATLWYHSHAMGITRLNVYAGLAGPYIIRSPREAFLNLPIGCYEMPLLIQDRSFNDDGSLYYPSEPDPPIPGVDPSVVSDFFGENILVNGKVWPYLEVEPRKYRFRIINGSNSRFYRMRLSSNQPFYQIGTDDGFLNSPVMTEEILLAPAERADVILDFSGQMGEEIVLTNDAPSSFPNGEPVDQDTTGQIMQFRVTVPLKCPDRSRIPYRLTKIIPLRESEADTIRYLTLVRNEDQYGRAFLLLDDERWMEPISIAPKLGDIEVWNLINVANSTHPIHLHLVSLLILDRQPFDVDHFKETGEIVMTGPAVLPDLNERGWKDTVRANPGEITRFITRFVPFSGLYVWHCHILEHEDHEMMRPYEVLINDTME; from the coding sequence ATGATGAAGCTAACTAAATATGTTGATCCGCTACCACGATTAGATACTCTTGAACCAATAGGTGAATTAGACGGCGTTCCTTACTACGAAGTACATATGCGCCAAGTAAAGCAAAAGCTCCATAGAGATTTACCTCCTACTACAGTATGGGGATTTGAAGGAAAATTTCCTGGTCCTGTTTTTGATGTAGATAGATATGAACCTATTAAAGTCAAATGGATCAATGACCTTCCAGATAAGCATTTACTACCAGTGGATACAACCATTCATGGTGCGGGACCTAACGAGCCAAGAGTTCGTACAGTGATACATCTTCATGGGGGTGTAGTTGAACCAGAAAGTGACGGCTATCCAGAAGCATGGTATACAAATGGATATAAGGAAGTGGGACCTTTTTTTGAAAGGGAGATTTATGATTATCCCAATATACAAAGAGGTGCGACGTTGTGGTATCATTCCCATGCAATGGGTATAACGAGACTTAATGTCTATGCTGGGTTAGCAGGACCATATATCATACGGAGTCCCCGAGAGGCTTTTCTTAATCTACCTATAGGTTGTTATGAAATGCCATTATTAATTCAAGATAGAAGTTTCAATGATGATGGCTCTCTTTATTACCCTAGTGAACCAGATCCGCCTATTCCTGGTGTTGATCCATCAGTTGTATCCGACTTTTTTGGAGAGAACATTTTGGTTAATGGCAAAGTATGGCCGTACTTAGAAGTAGAACCAAGAAAGTATCGGTTTCGTATAATCAATGGTTCTAATTCACGCTTTTATAGAATGCGGCTTTCTTCTAATCAACCCTTTTATCAAATTGGAACCGATGATGGTTTTCTTAATTCACCAGTAATGACTGAGGAAATTTTACTTGCCCCAGCTGAACGAGCAGATGTGATATTGGATTTCTCAGGACAAATGGGGGAAGAGATAGTTTTAACCAATGATGCACCTTCATCTTTCCCTAATGGTGAACCTGTTGATCAAGATACAACAGGTCAAATTATGCAGTTTAGAGTAACAGTACCACTGAAATGTCCAGATAGGAGCAGGATACCCTATCGTTTGACTAAAATAATACCTTTGCGAGAATCAGAAGCTGATACAATACGTTACCTGACCCTTGTTAGGAATGAAGATCAATATGGGAGAGCTTTTCTTCTCTTAGATGACGAGAGGTGGATGGAGCCAATATCCATAGCACCCAAGCTAGGTGATATCGAGGTCTGGAATCTTATCAATGTTGCTAACTCAACACATCCAATTCATTTGCACCTAGTAAGCTTATTAATATTGGATAGGCAACCTTTTGATGTAGATCATTTTAAGGAAACTGGTGAAATCGTTATGACTGGACCAGCCGTGTTACCAGATTTGAATGAGAGAGGATGGAAAGATACCGTAAGGGCTAATCCAGGAGAAATTACAAGGTTTATTACCCGATTTGTACCCTTTTCAGGCTTATATGTATGGCATTGCCACATATTAGAACATGAGGATCACGAAATGATGCGACCTTATGAAGTATTAATAAACGATACTATGGAGTAA
- a CDS encoding permease, whose product MKKNRTLIIALALIGILSIYDLSLGLQSITSATSQFITMLKIVPPIFLLIGLLDVWVPRETMIKIMGEKSGIVGILIAFVFGTLAAGPLVGAFPLAMVMLKKGARYANVLFFLMIWASAKLPILFYQVTTLGLKFTVVSNITLIIVYLIGSFAVEKLFTKDEMIEIYDRAKEYSK is encoded by the coding sequence ATGAAGAAAAATAGAACACTTATTATCGCATTAGCTTTAATCGGTATATTATCCATTTATGATTTATCTCTAGGTCTTCAATCCATTACATCTGCCACTAGTCAGTTCATTACGATGTTAAAGATTGTGCCACCAATTTTTCTATTAATCGGTTTACTAGATGTCTGGGTTCCGCGTGAAACAATGATTAAAATTATGGGCGAAAAGTCTGGTATTGTCGGTATACTTATAGCCTTTGTATTTGGTACGCTAGCTGCTGGTCCATTAGTGGGTGCTTTCCCACTGGCTATGGTTATGTTAAAAAAAGGAGCTCGTTATGCCAATGTCCTCTTTTTCCTTATGATATGGGCAAGTGCTAAACTACCGATTTTGTTTTATCAAGTTACCACACTTGGGCTAAAATTTACCGTAGTATCCAATATAACATTGATTATTGTCTATTTGATTGGTTCTTTTGCAGTCGAAAAATTATTTACTAAAGATGAAATGATAGAAATCTATGATCGTGCAAAAGAATACTCTAAATAG
- the nuoF gene encoding NADH-quinone oxidoreductase subunit NuoF — protein sequence MEKARTNIMVCGGTGCLASESEKVMKNLQLIAKARGYADEVEIIQTGCFGFCEQGPIVKIEPDNVFYVRVGPKDAKEIIDEHIIKGRRVERLLYKEPNEDKTINKQEDMPFYKKQLRVALRNCGLINPEDIYEYIAVGGYEALGKAISEMTREEVVEAVKDSGLRGRGGGGFPTGLKWEITKKQESDVKFMICNADEGDPGAFMDRSILEGDPHSVLEAMTIGGYVIGADKGIIYIRAEYPLAISRLRTAIEQAREAGLLGKNIFGTDFSFDIDLKFGAGAFVCGEETALINSCEGKRGEPNYKPPYPAQEGYWGHPTCVNNVETFANIPPIITRGAEWYASMGTEKSKGTKVFALAGKINNVGLVEVPMGITLREIIYDIGGGIQGGRKFKAVQTGGPSGGVLTENELDTPIDYDSLRERGSMMGSGGMIVMDETDNMVNVAKFYLEFTMDESCGRCTPCRIGTKRMFELLEKISDGKGTMADIDALKQLSYMIKGSSLCGLGQTAPNPVLSTLKHFPDEYMKLIKDVDTPTNNDHAKNKVKVNA from the coding sequence ATGGAAAAAGCACGCACCAATATAATGGTCTGTGGCGGTACAGGCTGTTTAGCAAGTGAAAGTGAAAAAGTCATGAAAAATCTTCAACTTATTGCAAAAGCACGAGGATATGCTGATGAGGTTGAGATTATACAAACCGGTTGTTTTGGTTTCTGTGAGCAAGGTCCTATTGTGAAGATAGAACCTGATAACGTTTTCTATGTCCGCGTTGGACCAAAGGATGCCAAAGAAATTATTGACGAGCACATTATCAAAGGTAGAAGAGTTGAAAGACTCCTTTATAAAGAACCTAATGAAGATAAAACAATTAATAAACAAGAGGACATGCCTTTTTATAAAAAACAACTTCGTGTTGCTCTTAGAAATTGTGGCTTAATCAATCCAGAAGACATCTATGAATACATAGCTGTAGGTGGATATGAGGCATTAGGAAAAGCTATTTCAGAAATGACAAGAGAAGAAGTTGTGGAAGCAGTCAAAGATTCAGGGCTTAGAGGCCGTGGTGGTGGTGGATTCCCTACAGGGTTGAAGTGGGAAATAACCAAGAAACAAGAAAGTGATGTTAAGTTCATGATCTGTAATGCAGATGAAGGTGATCCAGGAGCATTTATGGATAGAAGTATTTTAGAAGGTGATCCCCACAGCGTACTAGAGGCAATGACTATTGGAGGATATGTCATAGGAGCAGATAAAGGTATCATTTATATTCGTGCGGAGTATCCTCTTGCGATATCCAGATTAAGAACTGCTATTGAACAAGCTAGAGAAGCTGGTTTATTAGGTAAGAATATATTTGGTACAGATTTTAGCTTCGATATTGATCTAAAGTTTGGTGCAGGAGCCTTTGTTTGTGGTGAAGAAACTGCACTTATTAATTCATGCGAAGGAAAGCGTGGCGAACCTAATTATAAACCACCTTATCCTGCACAAGAAGGTTACTGGGGACATCCAACCTGTGTGAACAATGTTGAAACATTTGCTAATATTCCTCCGATCATTACTAGAGGAGCAGAATGGTATGCATCTATGGGAACTGAGAAAAGTAAAGGAACCAAGGTATTCGCTTTGGCAGGAAAAATTAATAATGTTGGTCTTGTTGAAGTACCAATGGGAATAACATTGCGTGAAATTATTTATGATATTGGCGGAGGTATTCAAGGTGGCCGTAAATTCAAGGCAGTACAAACTGGTGGACCATCAGGCGGCGTTCTTACTGAAAACGAATTGGATACACCAATTGATTATGATAGTCTTCGTGAAAGAGGTTCCATGATGGGGTCAGGTGGTATGATTGTTATGGATGAAACAGATAACATGGTCAATGTAGCCAAGTTTTATCTTGAGTTTACAATGGATGAGTCATGCGGTCGCTGTACACCATGTCGTATTGGAACGAAACGTATGTTTGAGCTTCTTGAGAAGATAAGTGATGGTAAGGGTACCATGGCAGATATCGATGCTTTGAAGCAATTGTCTTATATGATTAAGGGAAGTTCATTATGTGGATTAGGTCAAACAGCGCCTAACCCTGTATTAAGTACATTAAAGCATTTTCCTGATGAGTATATGAAACTGATTAAGGATGTTGATACTCCAACAAATAATGATCATGCTAAGAATAAAGTAAAAGTAAATGCATAA
- a CDS encoding permease, whose product MDISSLIMYVLAIILLIISFIKDRSKTKKAIKKGWMAFKKIVPVLVPLFLIVGIVLTVVTPDMIGSLLGEQSGFIGVLIGLVTGSIAFMPPFVTYPLGVELLDKGAGYPQVAALVTTLMAVGLVYWSAETKFFGTKSTILRNGLAFIASITVALVIWGVM is encoded by the coding sequence ATGGATATTTCATCATTAATTATGTATGTCCTAGCAATCATTTTATTAATTATTTCGTTTATCAAAGATAGAAGCAAAACTAAGAAGGCCATCAAAAAGGGGTGGATGGCTTTTAAAAAAATAGTTCCAGTTCTTGTCCCATTGTTTTTAATTGTAGGGATTGTCTTAACAGTTGTTACACCAGATATGATTGGTTCCCTACTAGGTGAGCAATCCGGATTTATTGGAGTGCTTATTGGCTTGGTTACTGGTTCAATAGCCTTTATGCCACCATTTGTAACCTATCCTCTAGGTGTAGAACTATTAGATAAAGGTGCTGGTTACCCTCAAGTTGCTGCTCTTGTTACAACACTCATGGCGGTAGGTTTAGTTTATTGGTCCGCAGAAACTAAATTCTTTGGTACCAAATCTACAATCCTACGTAATGGTTTAGCTTTTATAGCTTCTATAACAGTAGCATTAGTAATCTGGGGGGTGATGTAA
- a CDS encoding M4 family metallopeptidase: protein MKFKFLSILLILLLSFSSVLTVLAEPDTEKITWSKKHGTPEFIAGELTNSSNENAEDILFNYLTNNKEKFKYGEGNSKESFAILSKGTDALGYTYFRLQQMYKNVPIYGSTQTAHINEDGVLTSISGAVIPELHKQDKLKLTKKISKKDAIETAQNDLSFEPEYEQDPNADLVIYYSENEATYAYLVNLNFLYPEPGNWNYFIDAVSGEIIDKYNSIYYPRPSPVPTTGDDLLGTGTGVLGDVKDINTLLSSSVYYLVDRTRGDGIQTFDGASKTRLPGTIWSDGDNILNDTYDRAAVDAQHYTAITYDYYMNTFGRNSFDDNGALIKATVHYGRDYNNAFWNGYQIVFGDGDGIELIEVSGSLDVIAHELTHAVTEYTADLIYKDESGALNEAMSDVFGTSVEFYANNNPDWLLGEDVYTPAIPGDAFRSMEDPTLFGDPDHYDDRYIGTLDNGGVHWNSGIINKTAYLISEGGSHYGVVVSGIGMDKMGAIFYRALTQHLTASSTFSQARAALAQSAAELYGAGSQEVQTVNNAFDSVGVY from the coding sequence ATGAAATTTAAGTTTCTATCCATCTTACTAATTTTACTACTAAGTTTTTCATCTGTTTTAACAGTTTTAGCAGAACCCGATACCGAAAAAATAACATGGAGTAAAAAACATGGAACACCTGAATTTATAGCTGGGGAATTAACTAATTCATCAAATGAAAATGCCGAAGATATCCTTTTTAATTACTTAACAAACAATAAAGAAAAGTTTAAGTACGGTGAAGGTAATTCTAAAGAATCTTTTGCCATTCTCTCCAAAGGAACAGATGCTCTAGGATATACTTACTTTAGATTACAACAAATGTATAAAAATGTACCTATTTATGGTTCAACCCAGACAGCTCACATTAACGAAGATGGAGTACTTACTAGTATTTCTGGAGCAGTTATTCCTGAACTTCATAAGCAGGATAAATTGAAGCTAACTAAAAAAATAAGTAAAAAAGATGCTATAGAAACCGCTCAGAATGATTTAAGTTTTGAACCTGAATATGAACAAGACCCAAATGCGGATTTAGTCATCTATTATAGTGAAAATGAAGCTACATATGCTTATCTAGTTAATCTAAACTTCTTATATCCCGAACCTGGAAATTGGAATTATTTTATCGATGCAGTATCTGGTGAAATAATTGATAAGTATAATTCTATTTATTATCCAAGGCCATCACCTGTCCCCACTACAGGAGATGACCTATTAGGAACTGGTACAGGAGTTTTAGGTGATGTAAAAGACATTAACACTTTATTATCATCTTCCGTTTATTATTTAGTTGATCGTACCCGTGGTGATGGTATTCAAACTTTTGACGGTGCTAGTAAGACCAGACTTCCTGGAACCATATGGTCTGATGGTGATAATATACTTAATGATACTTATGATCGTGCTGCTGTCGATGCTCAACACTATACTGCCATAACATATGATTACTATATGAATACATTTGGCAGAAACAGTTTTGATGATAACGGCGCTTTGATTAAGGCAACTGTGCATTATGGAAGAGATTATAATAATGCTTTTTGGAATGGCTATCAAATAGTATTCGGAGACGGTGATGGAATTGAATTGATTGAAGTCTCTGGTTCATTAGATGTTATAGCTCATGAATTAACTCATGCTGTTACTGAATATACAGCTGATCTAATCTATAAAGATGAATCTGGTGCTTTAAATGAAGCCATGTCAGATGTTTTTGGGACTTCAGTTGAATTCTATGCTAATAACAATCCCGATTGGTTATTGGGAGAAGATGTATATACTCCTGCAATACCTGGAGATGCATTCAGATCAATGGAAGATCCCACATTGTTCGGAGATCCAGATCACTATGATGATCGCTATATTGGTACTTTAGATAATGGTGGTGTTCATTGGAACAGTGGTATCATTAATAAGACTGCCTACTTGATTAGTGAAGGAGGCTCTCATTATGGCGTAGTAGTTAGCGGTATTGGAATGGATAAAATGGGGGCTATATTCTATCGTGCTCTCACACAGCACTTAACTGCTTCTTCTACATTTAGTCAGGCTCGAGCAGCTTTAGCCCAATCTGCTGCTGAATTATACGGTGCTGGTAGTCAAGAAGTACAAACAGTAAATAATGCATTCGATTCTGTTGGTGTATATTAA
- a CDS encoding (2Fe-2S) ferredoxin domain-containing protein, which produces MKIKSLDELRKIKEESMEKVKLRQHGQGATEHIEVLIGMATCGISSGARETLNAFMKELGDENLDNVKVIPVGCIGYCHSEPTVQVNIPGETPVLYGNVKENKVHNIIEKHIKGGEPVKNMIINVDFERA; this is translated from the coding sequence ATGAAGATTAAATCCTTAGATGAATTAAGAAAAATTAAAGAAGAATCTATGGAGAAGGTGAAGTTAAGACAACATGGACAAGGAGCTACCGAGCATATTGAAGTTCTGATTGGTATGGCAACCTGTGGAATTTCATCTGGAGCAAGAGAAACTCTTAATGCATTTATGAAAGAGTTAGGTGATGAAAATTTGGATAATGTTAAAGTGATACCTGTAGGCTGCATAGGCTATTGTCATTCAGAACCAACTGTCCAAGTTAATATTCCTGGCGAAACTCCTGTACTCTATGGGAATGTAAAGGAAAACAAAGTTCATAATATCATTGAAAAACACATCAAGGGTGGCGAACCAGTTAAGAATATGATTATTAATGTGGATTTTGAAAGAGCATAA
- a CDS encoding NADH-dependent [FeFe] hydrogenase, group A6, with the protein MSDEKKMVQIKINEQIMQVPEGITILEAAQEAGIRIPTLCHLDLHDLKMVNQTASCRVCMVEAPGRDNLVPSCVTKVADGMEIRTDSLKAITARRMAVELLLSNHPNECFTCPKNLQCELQALAAELGVREIKWEGERMDYPKDLSSDAIVKDANKCIYCRRCETMCNEVQTCGILSGISRGFDAFVGPFANIPMVDSSCTYCGQCVAVCPTAALTEVNHTDKVWEALNDPDKHVIVQTAPAIRVAIGELFDMEPGTIVTGQLVTALKRMGFDAVFDTDFGADLTIMEEASELIYRMNNNKTLPMLTSCCPAWVKFIEHQFPELLEIPSTCKSPHIMFGTIAKTYYAEKNNIDPNSIVVVSIMPCIAKKAEAKRPELTKDDNDNVDIVVTTRELGAMIKEAGMEFANLPEGNFDRLMGESTGASVIFGTTGGVIEAAIRTAYEWITGEELENVDFTQLRGIEGLREATVNVGGNELHIGIAHGLGNARELLESIREGKSKYDAIEIMACPGGCIGGGGQPYHHGNDEIVKKRQEAIYREDRSKKLRKSHENPEILKLYEEYLGEPYGKLAHELLHTHYEERERI; encoded by the coding sequence ATGTCTGATGAAAAGAAAATGGTGCAAATAAAAATAAATGAGCAAATTATGCAAGTTCCAGAAGGGATAACCATACTAGAAGCCGCTCAAGAAGCAGGGATAAGAATTCCTACCTTATGCCATCTTGATTTACATGATTTAAAGATGGTTAATCAGACTGCGTCTTGTAGGGTATGTATGGTAGAAGCCCCTGGTAGAGATAATTTAGTTCCATCTTGTGTTACTAAAGTTGCAGATGGTATGGAAATTCGAACAGATTCACTGAAAGCTATAACAGCTCGTAGGATGGCAGTAGAACTTCTTTTATCCAATCATCCAAATGAGTGTTTTACTTGTCCAAAGAATCTTCAGTGTGAATTACAAGCCCTAGCCGCAGAACTTGGTGTAAGGGAAATTAAGTGGGAAGGGGAGAGAATGGACTATCCGAAGGATCTTTCCAGTGATGCTATCGTTAAGGATGCAAATAAATGTATCTATTGCAGACGCTGTGAGACCATGTGCAATGAAGTACAAACATGTGGTATCTTATCAGGAATTAGTCGAGGTTTTGATGCCTTTGTAGGACCATTTGCTAATATTCCTATGGTTGATTCTTCATGCACCTATTGTGGCCAGTGTGTTGCTGTATGCCCAACAGCAGCTCTTACAGAGGTTAACCATACTGATAAAGTTTGGGAAGCTCTCAATGATCCTGATAAACATGTTATTGTGCAGACAGCTCCAGCTATTCGAGTTGCTATCGGAGAACTCTTTGATATGGAACCAGGAACCATTGTAACAGGTCAATTGGTTACTGCTCTTAAACGTATGGGCTTTGATGCAGTCTTTGATACAGATTTTGGAGCTGACTTAACAATTATGGAAGAAGCATCTGAGCTTATCTACCGTATGAATAATAATAAGACTTTACCGATGTTGACGAGTTGCTGTCCTGCATGGGTTAAGTTCATTGAGCATCAATTCCCAGAACTTTTAGAGATACCATCAACTTGTAAGTCACCACATATTATGTTTGGAACAATTGCCAAGACTTATTATGCTGAGAAAAATAACATTGATCCTAATAGCATCGTAGTGGTATCAATCATGCCATGTATTGCTAAGAAAGCTGAAGCTAAGCGTCCAGAACTTACAAAGGATGACAACGATAATGTAGATATAGTTGTAACAACAAGAGAATTAGGAGCCATGATCAAAGAGGCGGGAATGGAATTTGCAAATCTTCCAGAAGGTAATTTTGATCGTCTCATGGGTGAATCTACAGGTGCATCAGTTATCTTTGGTACCACCGGTGGTGTTATAGAAGCTGCCATCCGTACTGCTTATGAATGGATCACAGGCGAAGAACTAGAAAACGTTGATTTTACTCAATTAAGGGGAATTGAAGGACTCCGAGAGGCAACGGTTAATGTTGGTGGCAATGAGCTCCACATAGGTATTGCTCATGGTCTTGGAAATGCACGTGAACTATTAGAAAGCATTCGAGAAGGTAAGTCGAAGTATGATGCAATTGAAATTATGGCTTGCCCAGGAGGATGTATTGGTGGCGGTGGTCAACCATATCATCATGGTAATGATGAAATCGTTAAAAAGCGTCAAGAAGCTATTTATAGAGAGGACCGAAGCAAGAAATTAAGAAAATCTCACGAAAATCCAGAGATTCTAAAACTTTATGAAGAATATTTAGGAGAACCATATGGAAAATTAGCTCACGAACTTCTTCATACTCATTATGAAGAGAGAGAAAGAATTTAA
- a CDS encoding NADH-quinone oxidoreductase subunit NuoE family protein translates to MTKPAEISVTKPVSEDLPQEKFDELEEFIDNMETTKGALIEILHKAQSIFGYLPRDVQLYVARKLGIPGAEVFGVVSFYSYFTTKPRGKHTISVCMGTACFVRGADKIIEGFKEKLGIESNEITDDGLFTLKDVRCIGACGLAPVVTVDDKVYGRVKEEEIDEIIETYRS, encoded by the coding sequence ATGACAAAACCAGCAGAGATAAGTGTAACAAAACCTGTAAGTGAAGACTTACCACAAGAGAAGTTCGATGAGCTGGAAGAATTTATTGATAACATGGAAACAACTAAGGGAGCTTTAATTGAAATCCTTCATAAAGCCCAAAGTATTTTTGGATATCTTCCTAGAGATGTTCAGCTTTATGTGGCAAGAAAATTAGGTATACCTGGTGCAGAAGTGTTTGGTGTAGTAAGTTTCTATTCCTACTTTACTACAAAACCTAGAGGTAAGCATACCATAAGTGTATGTATGGGAACTGCATGTTTTGTTAGAGGTGCAGATAAGATCATTGAAGGTTTTAAAGAAAAGCTGGGTATTGAATCAAATGAAATTACGGATGATGGTCTGTTTACTCTAAAAGACGTTCGTTGTATCGGTGCTTGTGGGCTTGCGCCAGTTGTAACTGTAGATGACAAAGTTTATGGTCGTGTAAAAGAAGAAGAAATTGATGAAATTATCGAGACTTACCGTAGTTAG